CCAGCAAAAGGAACATTCACCTCAATTGCCTTTCTTATAAAGGCTTCTAATTAAGATCTTTCTTCTCTTTAGGCTAGATATAGAGCTTGAGCTAAGGGGAGATGACATGGGGTCTCCTTTAATTAGGTCGTTACCTATAAGCTCTCATCTtcctctatttttaattttgtcctgattttgatcatctaCCTTACTCTCTTATCTCTTCTCATGTTCAAACCTTCCTCTCTAGCCTTTCCACAACCCCACTTTTAAGAGTAAGGATCACTTAATCAGTATAAGCCTCTTTCAACAACCTTCAGAATCAAGAAAAATACAGAATAATTCAGATTTTGATATGGGCTTTTCCTTCTTCTAGCTATCAGTACTTTTCTATCATCACAACCTAAGACATTTTCAAACTGCAAATCTGATCTCCATCGTATGTTCTATGAATGTAGAAGATACATATGGAAAGCGAGATTCTACATGCATGTAAAGAGCTAATTAAAACTGAGTCTCCTTTGTTGAATTTGATGAAGATAAGAAGAAACAATATTAATTACCTAGCTAGATTTTGAATGCATTCACCCACCAAAAAGGCTTTCTCTTGTTATACGGCCTCAAGTTGTCTCTTTGGGGTTGCTGTCACGCTTCCTTTTCTCATATTCAATCAAGAAGTAGTCGTCAATAGTGGGATCCTCATATAAGAAAATCACATCCTCGGGCTCCAATCCATATCTCTTCACATATTTGTCCCAGTTCAAAAAAAACATGTAGGAGCTGCTCAGTTCATCAAATGCAGCCTCCATGTCCCAGATCCGTCTCTTATGGTCCATCACTGATATTTCTGTCATGTCATATCTTCCTTTATATTTCTCAGGTTCAGGGAGAAATTCTTTACCAAGTTCTAATGGAATCATGAGCCTGCGGTAGAAGACATCATCACGAGTTAAGCTCTTCTTGTAGACGAGGGTTCTCTTATTTATGCTGCTGCAACTTGCTGATTCCGTTAACGAGGAAGATGAACTTCCCGTCTTCTTAGTTTCGGAATCATGATCATGAGTGCTTGCTGGAACCGACCCAGATGAAAAATCCTTATCATCCTGGTTTCTGCAAGAGAAAAGGTTGAcagcaaaattaatttttcgCCTTCTTAGAAGTCTCTAGCCAACACATATAGCTACAACTTATATGAAACAACATTAAGTGATCTCTTTGAGTATTTATGTAAATGGATAacgaatttcaaaaaataataaaattatagatCAGCATGAAACAAGATTACACAAGATCACAGTAATTCCACTGTTCGGTTACTAAAAGATCAAATTCTTTATCATTAATTCAACCAACAAAATCAAGACTTCTCCTTCtcatttcctttgtttttctgTCATCCAAAGTGAGGGTAGTCCAAGAAAATCCTTTCTAGAAAAATCAGCTGTAACAGGAACTCTATTTCTTTCAAAGGCATCAACACTGCTCCagtgtttggttgatgagaaaaagGAACAAAAGCACAACTGAGAGACAATGGTTTATCTTTACTCAATCCACATATAAAGATCCTAAGTTTATTCCGTTTCTTCCCATGCATTGACACGACGAAGAGATAAAGATATACTAGAGAAAATCAAGAGAGAATCTTGAGGAAAACCCTAAACCCTGCAGAGAGAAACCAAATTAACCTATTCTTGTGTTTGGTTGATAAGAAAGCGGtaaggaaaaaatgaaacaacaaaGAGAGAGGTCATAATTAATGTACCATAATTCTTAATTTCCATTTCTTGGCAACCAAGCAGACGTTAAAAGAGAGAATGAGCgcaaaaatattcattaaagaaAATTCTGAATTTCTGTTTCTTGTAATGACCTGGGTTTATTCTCCATTAATGGGCTCAAGCTGCCTTGATTATCAACTACTGCACTTGCCGGTGGATCAATAACACCTTCTGAGCCATCTTCTTCTTGTTTAACATCAGAGGCCAACCCGCTTGATGAATATATATCAAGCTTCATCTTCTTCGTCTCTTCATCAAGGAAACTTGCACTATCCCGTTTCTTAGACATTTTTCTTAACTTGAGAGGGATTATCAACTTTCAAACTAGTCTACACAACGCATATAATGGATGGCAGATTGTTTTTACTTTCAAGTCTATACTATTAGTATTATATATGGCAGATTGTTATTACTTTCAAGTCTATATATATGAGCCAAGTCTATGTTGCCTAAACAACTGTTTCCATAACTAACTTACCGGTCATGACAGTTGACCACATGGGAAGACTTCCATGTTGACAAGGTGGGACACTTCAATGCAATAGAATTTGAGAAATGGCTGTTTCACTttttaattaaacttttattttttctttttgattttttaattttcatatgttgAGGACttgtcaattattttttactttttctatttttggagCCATTGAAATCGTTCAAAAATAAACTTCAAGAtgtatgatattttttctttatatttttgcaTGGTGACACTACAAGAAAGGTGAGATATGGTGACGTAATTTTAGTAAGGGTCAGAGAAGTCCACAACCatagagtatatatatatatatattatctatttGATTCGTTGTGGAAGAAGGCTTGCTTCTATCTTATAGTTGCGGGAATTGATTGAGTGCAACTAAAGGAGTACTTATAGTTGTAGCAAGTAACGATCTGCTACTATAAGGGCCCTATAGGCACATCTTTTTTGGGTCCACTAACAAATGGATTTTAAAGTCATGGGCTTGATTGCCACCATAGATCCAATATATAAGCAACCAACACTTCTCCCACTTACCCCACACTAAGAACCAATTTTTCTTAATTCCATCACTGTTGGTGCGAATCTTCAATCCTTTTagacttttttttcccctacCCATCTTTCAAcagttttaaagaaaaatatgaaaaatcttcaatctttttttctttaattcattcactattttttctattctctaaTTTTTCAGGGTTTCTAtcatttggtttttaaaagatttatggGGCTTTTTAGGTCATCCCCCTTGAACAAGCCCTAAACTAGTTTATGCCATCCAAGCATTTTAGGGGTTCAACAATTTGAGTAGATTATTTGCCTCAAATTGTGAGCTCCCTCTCATCTCGAGCTTTGAAGTTGTTCTTCGGTTCATACTTTTGGAATTGAGGTCATTTGTGTTTTGGATTAATATAGTGTGAGATTGCGAAAGTATCGATTCATATCATTTTGTTTGTATGTGTTTTTTGAGATTGTGAGATTTGATCTATGATTTAGTTTTGTTCAATGTTGGAATTTAGGTGGGAAACTAGTGCATCAGAGCaccaaaaaaagggaaagtgGTCTTAATAAGTGTCTTGTAATTGGAAAGAGGACTCAAGGGGTATTTcgttttctatttcttgatttttattctcttcttgAATATATTAACCAAGCAATTTGGTGTTGGTTTTGGgttttatgttgttttctatttcttaatttttattctcttcttgTTCAATTTGGAATATATTAACTAAGCAATTTGGTGTTGGTTTTGGGTTTTGTGCTAGAGATGGTAATTGGAACCTTGCCTTAGTTATGAAAGTCAATAAgttattcttattatttcttttattattttattttgattttattttttatttttttcaaatgtagTCTTTTGGAAGCTGATCTCATCTTTTAGAAATGTCTAGTTATCa
Above is a genomic segment from Vitis riparia cultivar Riparia Gloire de Montpellier isolate 1030 chromosome 7, EGFV_Vit.rip_1.0, whole genome shotgun sequence containing:
- the LOC117919339 gene encoding uncharacterized protein LOC117919339, which translates into the protein MSKKRDSASFLDEETKKMKLDIYSSSGLASDVKQEEDGSEGVIDPPASAVVDNQGSLSPLMENKPRNQDDKDFSSGSVPASTHDHDSETKKTGSSSSSLTESASCSSINKRTLVYKKSLTRDDVFYRRLMIPLELGKEFLPEPEKYKGRYDMTEISVMDHKRRIWDMEAAFDELSSSYMFFLNWDKYVKRYGLEPEDVIFLYEDPTIDDYFLIEYEKRKRDSNPKETT